The Anopheles maculipalpis chromosome 3RL, idAnoMacuDA_375_x, whole genome shotgun sequence genomic sequence tcttttttccttccggtctgtgtgtgtttttgtttggaagaaTATTTACATGACGTGCAGTTCGTACTAAACACGTCaagaaataatataaaaatgggagaataaacacacacacacacacatatgcattACATTGGAGGTCATCCTTGGTAAGCTAgtgatttgaataaaaaatcttaacgtgttttatttttaaagcccTCCTTCCTTCTGTTTGTAAGGAAATGAATTCGACCCGGCGAACCGGCACATTGTGTAAAAGTTGGTCTCCTCTTTCCGGCAAATTACTTTTTATTGCCGCGTTTATGCTTGTTAAAGCGATTGAACATCGTCCAACTGTTCATTTTCATATGCAGCAGCGTCCCGTCCTGTTGGAGtgtaaatttgttgaaaaataaataaaactgtatATAACTATGATTGAATAGAATCTCTTCACGCACACGTAATCTTCCCATCCCGGTGACaggaatatatttttctctgTGAACTGTCTCTTATCGCTTTTGCCATATGGTTGcccttaaaatgcatttttctccttctcttttGGATGATTGCAAACTGCAACTACTGTCGTCGGCACAGctggacacatacacacacactcgattgCAATTTACGTTTGTGTGATTGATAGGGGGGAGAGTTGTAGTTGCAACTGCAATTGCACAACCCACCAGGCGGCGGCGTCTCATTATCGCCCACATCATGCAACTGCAGGAGCGCGCAGTCTGTCGCGTTGATCCGCTTTTGAGTTCCACTAGAGTGACCACCTCAGCGTGTCTTGTTGGGTTATAATTATCGGTACACAAATGGTACGACACCGGCGATGGAAGAAGGGCTATACGAATGCGTCACCACCACCGTCAATGATTGGATGTGTCACCCGTAGTTCATCATCGCGTCACTGCTTTTGCACCATCAACTGGAGAAGGCCACAAAAGGGGAAGCGCTTGTTTCAACCGGTACACCACTACGATATAGCTGCCGGGAAATGCAGGGAAAACAGACGATCGTGCGAATGTAAATGTCGGTTCCGTTGACGAGAGATGTGTTTGCCAAAGATGCGACGGTTCCAAATTTCTCGTCCATATGCTAATGAGAATGTCGGGCGAAGTCGAGACAGACGGTGAGGCAAGCTTGTGCTCGGCAATGGTTCATTCGACGAATCTTGATTAGATCATCTAATTGCCTCAGCGTGGCGTTTCGGAttgggaaggaaggaaggaacgaATGAAAGTGTATCTACTTTGTTAGGGTGCGATTGAGAGATCTATTCTAGATATGAAATTGTAGCCTTAAGTGGGTTCAATCTGCTTTATCCGATCCGTGGATGCGTTTATTGGAGACTTGATTTTTAGAATCTCTTCTACACTTCTACATTTGctgttctgttttgtgttttgtgtccaatttcaaaacttcatttgctggaagaaaaatgtctaGCAAAGTCCACATTTCGCCAAACAAAGGCGCATAACTATTAAGTGACAAACGTTTCAAACTTACGCCCCCACGACATGAACTCCTCAGGGATGTTTCAGTGTGTGCCACactggcaaacaaaaatagaactaCCATCGTACCGAAAATGCACCATTTCTCCTTCTGTGTCGGATCGGATGTAACATTAGTCGCGCTTTTCTTACACTAAACGTTGCGGTTCTTCGATTCGTTTATCTGCACTGTTTACCGAAGGTAGGAGGAAAACCTTAGGAAAGATAGCCGAATTTTACTACGGAAAAAAGTGGGTTAGAGTTGGAGCAAACACCCCGCGTTTGTTTCGATTGATAAAACATTGCCACAGTCGTGTGGTGTGGTGCGTGTGCTGTTTTGCCCTTAAATTagcacaattttccaccgaaCGAACAAACAACCTGTGTTACCACTCCTCCTTGCCCGtgcgaagaaagaaagaagaaagtttAGCGCCCGACAGACAGGCACAGGTTATTATGTAAATTTGTCATAAATGTAGTACAAAAAGTGAGTCATGTTTGagctggtggaaaatttgcttttccttccttttctcgCACACTACTGCCTTCCCGAGAATGAGAATGTGTACTTTTCGAGTCGGGAGGATGGCTTCGAACGGTACGTTCGTATCCTGCGTGTAAACATGTCCTCCCATCCTAATGGCCATTTTTACGGCTGAATGCTCGAGGTGTTCGGGATCGGATGAAAATGATACATTGAAGCACCCAAAGTGGGCGGTGTGGAAGTAACAGCGCGGTCCCCCATTAGACGTTATGCTCGTGCGGGCCGCTATAATGCCATGATTGCGGGCCTAGTCAAGTGTATCTATTTCTACGACAACTCCTCCCCACTTACACATCCTTCCCACCCCTTAGCTGGTGTAGGTGAATTAATTAACAAAAGACATATCCCCACATAATAACGTGCGGCGCGGCaaaggcaaagaaaacaaaaccgatcgTGTCGTCCTGTCGCTATCCTTTAAATCTTCTCATGAGATTAAGGTCAGGTCAGGCTCTGGGGGACATGGCTTTAAGAAGTTGCTTTAACTTAACCTTAAGCATTTGGTAATAGCGCTTCACAAAATTGAAACGCAAATAGGGGTCAACGGGAGGATGATAatgtatttttccttcctgccCGTATATGGATGGTTTGGCCTACGCGAGAATGCACTTTTACGGTTTGACCATGCGTGTTAAATGTGCTTCATTTACTATCAACGCGAAGGGTGTGAGAAAACCACAcgaaaaatggttaaaattgCCGAATCACGTGTTTGTGGTAATTTGGAGTTGAAAACATGCTGGTCgtaatgatttatttgttgTCGTTGAGTGTGAGACGCACTGTAAGGCAGGCATAACAGATTGTGCGTAAATAATAGTGCtattccaaaaaaaagaaccgtGTTAAAAGCATTTTGATTTTGCTACACGAATATTTATCATTCgtgagaaaaagtttaaaataatcttatcataaaaatatcaacaacaaaaatacaatatttttcacaaacaaacacatcgaGCGAAATCAGGCGAAACCGGGCGAAAATGGCTGACACAACGACTTTGAACGAAATCGAAACGTCAAACACGCCCGCCTGAACTGAACGAAGCCAGAATgtgtagaaaaataaacaaaaacaacacgtcCGAGGCTGCGTTTTGTTGTtagaaaaaatgcattaaacaGATTAAAAACGAGCTGACCGAAAGATGCAAACGATGCTGACCGTCGGAGGCTGTGTGTAAGAATCTGAGTACTGTGTGCGTCCGTGAATCTCTGTGGCTGTGTTTTTGGCTATCGCCTTTCCGCGTGTAATAGTGAAGTGTGTGTACTTGGTACGTCATCCATCCATTTCACTCCTACTCCACTGCAAAAGCATGTCACTCCGGAATGGGGGTCACGTTCGCTGGGCATTTGACCTCGCTGGCTGGCGACCTAGTTTGGCGGATCTGCTGCTAGCGACGTCCTGCATTCAGCCCGAGGAAAAGAACACGCTGCAGCGGTTCGTGTTTCGTGACGATTTCAATGCATCGCTAATTGGACGGTTGATGATGCGCCGGTTTGTCCAGCTGGCCACGGATTTGGCGTACGACGAGATCAAGTTCGAGCGCGATTCGAAAGGCAAACCGTTTCTGAAGAACGAGGGCGTGGCGGTTGATTTTAACGTATCGCATCAAGGACGGTATGCGGTGCTGGCCGGTATGGCCACCAGCGGCACTAAACAGCAGTCGAATAGTAGCACTAAATCCTCACCCAAAATAGGGGTCGATGTGATGAAGATCGAGTACGGTGGAGGCAAGCCTTTGGACGAGTTTTTCCGCCTGATGACGCGCAACTTCTCCGACGACGAGTGGCGGTACATACGCGGCCGAAGCGACGAAAATGCACAGCTGGAAGCGTTCATGCGCAACTGGTGTCTGAAGGAAAGCTACGTGAAGAATGTCGGTGTGGGCATTACGGTTGATCTGAGGAAAATTAGCTTCCGGATACAGACGGAGTTGCTTGCGCGGGATCGCGTCGTGAGCGATACGACGCTACGCGTCAATTCGGAACCGATGGGCAACTGGCGGTTTGAGGAATCGCTGATCGATCGTGACCATTGTGTGGCGGTATCGTTGGAGAATGTTCCCGCGGCAGAAGATCTGAGTGGCAACTGTTTCGAGCTGATCGATTTTAAGGCGCTTGTCGAGGGTCATAGACCGCTGCTGGCGATCGATGAAAATTATTGCGAGGGTATTATCAGCAAGGAGTACAAGAAGTCGAAGTAAAGCCAAGATTTTATGCACATACTATTGGTGATGGGTAGTAAAGCAGAGCGCGATTTACGAAAGGTATTTTGTCGATACACGGGCAAGGAGCGAAATTAACCAGTTTGTGGCCATTTTACTACTGCTAGCATTAACATAGGGAAAGTTTATTTTGGATGGTACAGAAAAATACACGATTTTAGGTTTGTAAGAAGAAGGTAAATGAACTTTTCCGCCTTGGTAACTCAGCATGACCCAGAAAGAAATGTGTTGTTCGTGGAGAAGCGGAGCTGCAGTAAAAAAGGGCAGGTTGTTTGGGCAATTCTGGCAATAAATTTCAACCCAGTCTGACAGTAACATCACGTGAGGATGGTAACGAAAGCCAACCAGAGGCCAGAGCGTCGCATTGGAACGTAGCTTGAAGATATCAGcgttaccaccaccaacgccaGAACCATTCCTTAGTGGGTGCTTTATCTTCCTGTCTAAGTAAGGAatttcgtccttttttttcgcgactTCCATTGTTGGATCCATACTGGAATCGTGTCCTTTTTAGCATGACAACCGAACTGAAGCATGTTGTGGCCGAGTCGGAGACTATATGACATGGGCTGTCGTTACTGTCTGTTTGGTCCCCTTCAACTACAAAGACCCCGTTTAAAGGTTTTGCTAAACAAACTCTGCTGTAGGCAAAAGTTAATTCGATACGTATACGTCACGCAAATAGTGACTAGCTTTTGCACAAAGTCGTTGCTTGAATCCGTCGTGGGAAGAAGCGCACATTACTcttctttcgttttgcttaTGGCAGGTGGCAGGTAGATCTGTATCTATCCCCTCCCCGCAAGCACGGGGGAAGCCTGGGAAATGAGCCGGTGATGTGCATTTAAATACTTTCGCAAGAAGAATGCACCGGTTCCTATCAGGTGAGAACGATCGCGGAATGGCGCGTGCTGCCTGCTGGCATGTAGTGCCTTACATGACTTTGTTTGCATGAACGGGCCAGATGTAtttagtttatgttttttacTCATCATCGAGGTAACAaataaagggggaaaaaactcacatatttaatttttcccaAGCGTTGGAAAAAACCCTGCATGACTTTGCCGCATTCATATTGATCGAGGTTTAGGCTTTCGAGATGATATGAATAATAAAGGAGGCAAACTCTCTATCACTAACATCTGGCAGTGTGCCACCCATCGTTGGTGTTGGGAGGTCATCCGATGTGACTTCTTCAGTCCAGTGGCGCctattgattatttttaccCGATATGTGCGTGGGACGATGTAGTTGTTTTCCACCAACAAGATCAGCCGTTTCATGTACACACCACCCGGTCTCGAGAGTGTCCTCTTAAGTGGTTTGCTTAAAGCCATTTATTCGATGAGGCGTAACAAGGATCGGCCACAATTGGATATTTTAAAGCCTGTATAGAAGTAAAAACGGGTTTGAATTAGAAACCAAAACGGACGTTGAAATTGAGTCCTTTGGAGAATTTTTTATTAGaaaagcgagagagcgagcaaAAAAGGGGTCAATTTGGAATCGTTTATCGTAGGAACATAAATTAAAGCTCGTTCCGGTTTCATCAAAACGGACCCGTGTGGATTATTATTCATGCATTTTTCCCTTTCGGTGCAGTTTCACCCTTCAACAATAAAGCGAAACCTCCGAAAATTGGAAACAGTTTTCGGTGCAAACTCTCTTGTGTGTTGACGCCACAAATTATGTTTGCTTCCGAGTTACGATTAGTTGCTGCCACGGTTGAGTGCTCTTGTGTATGTTTCAATTCACACCATCAgaacgatgtgtgtgtgtgtcctctcCTCAAACCTTCAACACTTGCCCCGTTATTGATACCTGATCGAGTTCGAGAAGGGCCTGTCCTGgaatatatgttttttttttttctataatgAACTGAATTTTATTACACACTTCTGTTTTGGGACGACCAGGGAAAATATCGAACCACCAGGGTCCCAGTTTCAAACAAAGATGCACAGCTCCAAATGTGCGCGCCTGTCGCATGATGTCGTCGAGCCATACCTGGGGTCGGCTTTTTGGAAAGGGGTTGGAACCTAGCACTAGAGGCATAATAAGGTTCCTTGTGCCATTGCAGTGCAGACATCTGCGACCGCGAAGACTGCGTCGCTTTATTACGAatggtttattgtttattcgATCATAAAAGAAGAAAGCTCCACCCTTAAAACGTATTGCGATGAACAACAATTTTTAGTGAGTTCTTCCCTTGAAGGGGTAAATCAATTCttctaggaaaaaaaaaaggatgatgaAATTAAATACTGCTGTCGACTGCAAGTCTGCCGAGTCTGTTGAGTCTTTTTCCCCGCCTGCTGGTGGTATCTTTAACGACACACCAAAGCAAGAGACAATTAACCGTGAGAATTCGTTAGAATTGAGTTcaagtgtctgtgtgtgtgtgtgtgtgtgtgtgtgtgtgtgtgtgtgtgtgtgtgtgtgtgtgtgtgtgtgtgtgtgtgtgtgtgtgtgtgtgtgtgtgtgtgtgtaatctGTAAAAGTCAttccgcaaaaaaaacgcTTGCTAAATCCATGACTTCTTGCGTTCGTTGTTTACCGCATGTTCCTCATCGCTGGTTCATCCACTGTTCTTCAAATGTATCATTGTATCTCGTACTAAAACACAACTCCCCCCGTCCAACGCATCACTTCCTAAAGGTGGCTACTCCTGGACCGCCCAGCAGTCCGACTTCGACCAGCAGTTCATAATCGATCTGGGCGACGTGCGCAACATAACCCGCATCGAAACGCAGGGCCGTCCGCACAGCAACGAGTATCTGACCGAGTACAGCATCAGCTACGGCTTCAACGGGCTCGACTACATCGACTACCGGGAGCCGGGTGGCAACACCAAGGTAATTCCACCACCAGCCCTCGATTAGTcctcagaaagcgtggtgcgaagaacatgtgtgtgtgtgcgtgcgatcCATAATGCTTCCGATTCTGGAGTCCGATTTGTCCGAGTCTGCtggaaaccccccccccccccccctcatctAATGCTTAGTTCACACCGATTGGCACGCCTCACTGGGACTATAGCTTCCGGGAACAATGGGTTGTGTCTCTGTATATGTCCGTTGCGATGATCGTTGTTTAGAATTCTAACTCATTCTAGTTGTAAAAATCACTTCCTGCTACTCATATCCGGCCCCTCTTGTTGCTGGCGGGGCCCCATAGTTCTTCTCACAAACGCTTCTATCTTCTACTCTGCTTTTCCTTCTACTACTTTACTTCTGGTGTTGGGTGCAGTACGATAAAAAAACGgtctttctttcttcgctgTTTGATGATTGTGTTGGTTGATGTATAGTTGTTTTATGCTCAATTGTGGTTTAATGGATGATTTAACATTTGTAAGCTTAACTTACATTATTCAGATTACTTTCAGATATTTACAAAACACTACACGGTAAAACATTCTAAAGACAGCTAAAACTAATTAGATAAcatatttcttttctatttcttaCACACTGCTGCGTTATTTTACGAATGTGGGCATGTGACAAtgatgatgggtttttttttggtacgtcGGTCATATAACACACTGGAATGCCTGGAATGGACCCTGCGGGACATCGACACTCAACACTGTTGCAACACTTGGATTGCTCTATTGCGCCACAACAACTAACAATTATCAACTCTCATCCCCCATTTTGTACTGGGTTGGCATGatctgggtgtgtgtgtgtcttcgcACACAATCGCGCACTAATCGTAAAATATGCAATCCATGAAATACGTGTGTGTGGACTGCACTTTCTTGCGGTGATTACTAATACGCTTcccacaaacaacaacaaaactacgGACCACAGGCCGGTCAGCATGGACTCCGATTGAGAATACGTACTTCCACTTCCTCACCATCGATATGGGTGAGCGGAAGATGGTCCGCAAGGTAGCGACGGCTGGTCGTGCAACGACGAGCGAATGCGTCACGGAATATATCGTCCAGTACTCGGACGATGGCGAGCTGTGGAAATCCGTCACCGACAGTAATGGCGAGGAACAGGTAAAGCACGACAGAAGGGAAGGAGGGGGTCTGTTACCGAAACAGGCGGCAGCACACTCCCCGGAAGCTGTGTGTACGAAAGCAAGAGAACCCGACGAGCAACTCAATTATGTCCCTCTTCCttctttacaaacaaattttgaatGTGTTATCATCCCTTTCCTTGAAGTGGACTAAAAAGAGTTGAGATACCGGAAATTACTGTAGAATCTAATTTTCTGCTAGTGCTAGAAGAACTTCTTGGCCATTTAGTGCAGTAACTAACAGTAGAATTCCTTTAACCAACTCCCAACAGCATGGACGGATTGTAGTGTGCTAATAGTAATATTAAGTGAATGTATTAACAttaatatttgaaacaaaaaaggttcGATAAGACAGCTTCTTTAACGTTATTAATCCCATTATCTAAAGGACACCACATCCTTCACGATCGCAAAAAAACGCCGTTCAATGTTCTTCGTTCTTCCTGAGTTGTCCCAAAACACGACCCGTGTGGGAACCCTTGTTaatatgtcttttttttattcttcgatCCAGCTGTTTAAGGGTAATCGGGATGGTGATTCCATTCGTATGAATTCATTCGAGGTGCCCATCATCGCACAGTGGGTTAGGATCAATCCTACACGCTGGCAGAACCGAATCTCCCTGCGTGCGGAACTATACGGATGTCGATACGGTAAGTCGCAGTGATTCTTTCTAGCTTTTCAAGAGAATTTCTCAATGTTTCTCTTTGCATTTTAGAATCGGAAAGCATCTACTTCAACGGTACCGGTCTCGTGCGGTACGATCTACTGCGTGATCCGATCGCAGCAACCCGCGAATCGATCCGGTTCCGCTTCAAAACGGCTCACCCAAACGGTGTGTTGCTCTACTCCCGTGGAACTCAGGGCGATTATTTTGCGCTTCAGATTAAGGACAATCGGATGGTACTGAATGTGGATCTGGGTGCGAAGATTATGACATCGCTGTCGGTGGGTAGTCTGCTGGACGACAACATCTGGCACGATGTGGTAATATCGCGCAACCGGCGTGACATCATCTTCAGCGTCGATCGTGTAATCGTGCAGCGACGCATTAAGGGCGAGTTTGATAAGCTGAACCTAAATCGAGAGGTAAGCCCAAGCCTCAAATCTCTCTAGGTGTAAAAAATTCCGCATAATCAATCGGTTTCCTTTCAGTTTTATATCGGCGGTGTTCCGAACCTTCAGGAAGGGCTCGTCATCCAGCACAACTTTACCGGCTGCATCGAGAATTTGCATTTCAACGCAACCAACTTCATACGCgaaatgaaggacgcgttctACGATGGGGAACATTTGCGCTACAAAATGAATCACGTTACGTACAACTGTCCCGAACCGCCGATCAATCCGGTTACCTTTTTGACGCGTTCGTCACACGCGAAACTAAAGGGATACTACAGCTCAAAGCAGTTTAACGTTAGCTTTGCCTTCCGGACGTACGAAGAGAAGGGTTTGATGCTGCACCACGACTTCCTGCAAGGTTCGGTGCAGGTGTTCCTTGAGGATGGTAAGGTGAAGGTGCGTCTAAAGGAGGACAACTACGAGCACAACCCAGGCACGATCCTAGACAACTATGAGGAACAGTTTAACGATGGTAACTGGCACCACATGATGCTGACGATCAAGAAGAACAGTCTAGTGCTGAGCATCGACGATCGACCGATGGAGACGACCAAGTAAGTGTTTTGTACATATTAGGTTAACTTCAATcgcaatgattttttaaaggtaGATTAGCTCAGTACGCAGGGAAGCCATTTCTCTATTGTCTGATTAGATTGTTGATCTGATCGATAAGAGAAAATTCGAACAATTCCCGTCTTAGGTTATCGAGTGGCGAGAATGAGTCAAATAGCACGACGGATAGTTCCAGGTAACCTCTGCATTAAAAAGGGCCACAAATGTTCCGTTTTTTCATGCGCTTACGCTGTCACCTGGTGGTTGGTCCACCGGTCAGTGCTCATTGTGTACTAGTTACTGCCATACATACTGCCAACATTTGAGAGCATTATCTCTTAATTGGGGGTTCGTTCGATCTCTTAATCGTTTGGGGATTCTGGGGATTCCAAGTGATCAACCTAAGTGTGCGCCAGTACTGTCCAATCGCAATTTTGCACATCAATATGACAGGGAAAATCTATTTAAATAACTGCATGGTCAAAGTCAGGGATGAATTGATGAGATAGGCGAGCTTTTTACAGAAAAAAGGTCAACAAATTCTCTTTATGACGCTTATGGCTTAAGTGCCGGCAAAAGGCCGGAGCATGATGAGGCATAGATTGGATATATTCTACCTAAATCAAAGACATAATTTGATTGCCTAATTTTACCATATTTCTCAAAAAGATCGCTTTTTTAAACCATATGTCAACAAGGCATGATTTGCttatgtgatttttgttcttgCATTTTATgaagttgtttgtgtgtgtgtgtgtgtttgtgttaattCTTATCCTGTATGAGCCACAAAAGGACATGAATCCTGAGCGAATATGGAATTAAAATCACTAAAACACTTCCACCATCCTATTctaatccgtttttttttcgtttatttttccccaaaacaaaacagactGATCGACATCACAACCGGAACGCTGTATTACATCGGTGGCGGAAAAACAAAGGACGGTTTCGTGGGCTGCATGCGATCGTTTGCGATCGATGGAAACTATCGCATCCCGACCGATTGGAAGGAAGAAGAGTATTGCTGCAAAGGAGAGATTCTGTTCGACGCGTGTCACATGGTCGATCGCTGCAATCCTAACCCGTGCAAGCATAATGGTATCTGCAAGCAAAACTCGATGGAATTCACGTGCGATTGTGCGGGTACGGGATACGCTGGAGCCGTTTGCCACACACCGATGAATGCACTTTCCTGTCAGGCATTTAAGAATGTACACGATGTGAAGCAAAAGCAACGGATCGAGATCGATGTGGATGGAAGTGGACCACTTGCCCCATTCCCGGTGACGTGTGAGTTCTATTCGGACGGTCAGGTTGTGACGGTGTTGAGCCACAGTTCGGAGCATACGACGCGTGTCGATGGATTTGCGGAACCAGGTTCGTTCGAGCAGAACATCATTTATGAGGCCGATCTGCCACAGATTGAAGCGCTGTTGAATCGATCGTCCGAATGCTGGCAAACGCTCACGTACGCGTGTCGCTCGTCGCGACTGTTCAACTCACCGTCCGATGCGGATAACTTCCGACCGTACGCTTGGTGGGTATCGCGCCACAACCAACCGATGGACTATTGGGCTGGAGCGCTGCCCGGTTCGCGCAAGTGTcagtgtggtgtggtgggCAATTGTATCGATCCGACCAAGTGGTGCAACTGCGACTCGAACAGTCTCGAGTGGCAGGAAGATGGTGGCGATATTCGCGAGAAGGAATACCTGCCAGTGCGTGGACTCCGCTTCGGTGACACGGGCACAC encodes the following:
- the LOC126562711 gene encoding L-aminoadipate-semialdehyde dehydrogenase-phosphopantetheinyl transferase, which produces MSLRNGGHVRWAFDLAGWRPSLADLLLATSCIQPEEKNTLQRFVFRDDFNASLIGRLMMRRFVQLATDLAYDEIKFERDSKGKPFLKNEGVAVDFNVSHQGRYAVLAGMATSGTKQQSNSSTKSSPKIGVDVMKIEYGGGKPLDEFFRLMTRNFSDDEWRYIRGRSDENAQLEAFMRNWCLKESYVKNVGVGITVDLRKISFRIQTELLARDRVVSDTTLRVNSEPMGNWRFEESLIDRDHCVAVSLENVPAAEDLSGNCFELIDFKALVEGHRPLLAIDENYCEGIISKEYKKSK